One segment of Leguminivora glycinivorella isolate SPB_JAAS2020 chromosome 12, LegGlyc_1.1, whole genome shotgun sequence DNA contains the following:
- the LOC125231707 gene encoding uncharacterized protein LOC125231707 isoform X1 translates to MPFKFSKGSQNKETVLTISERGITTLQTAVVYANPLGDKNNVLCKYRLILDPGSQRSYVTFQAAKELKLPVEEESLLTIFTFGEDPPKEIHSPIVILQLVTRTNKKIVIQANCVQRISRGFIPNVKLRGVPESYVLADDGSVSGQVQILIGNDYYFNIIYETKIQLDSNLFLVDSALGWIVSGKTEPQLEEESYVVTYAQTCIETKLHQPDSPLCDGDIKNLWELECIGICDSPKATREEEAIKNFNETTIKINNRYTVSWPWITYPPDLPNNFGIAFGRLSSLLKRMDQETLMSYDDTFKQQLAKGIIEVVPTSGTSTGNAIHYLPFHGVRHRGKPMRIVYDASSKSNKNTKSLNECLYRGPLMLEDLTGLLIKFRTHHIGLTSDIEKAFLQMALHEKDRDVTRFLWLKDTSKPVSQDNLLYLRFCRVPFGVISSPFLLNATIKEHLNNAEDQHVRQKANDIYVDNFVSGCSTTAEAIELYKSLKGSFQDISMSLRDWSSNSEEFTKMVPDTCKENKIKVLGLEWDIKKDTLQLKPNLQEEAVTKRGILKTIASIYDPCGYAAPHTLSAKLFLQGLWKAGVSWDSPLSSELIEEWNIIRQNLEVIGKVSVDRCYMKTPTEANYQLHCFTDASLQAYAASVFLVCGSKKSFIMGKSRLIPTKDQDNLKIPRLELLGVLIGCRLMKFVLKFLQQKIVRQVLWTDSQIVIEWCKSNKLLPPFVARRVEEIKTNKDLEIRYLPSSLNPADVGTRPLRAEEDKEKWLNGPQFITEDPQKWPTTSGSEPTSSLLTGEGLGFQEDIEMVDKEDPVVNVNPMKTEEIITPNEVIGNNQSTDDKLHKLKEIQAKYFPLEVEGKETNLSRNLGVFKDIDDLLRCKGRMKNANWSFDKRYPILIPKESENTKNRINWKVGKIVSLKEGADGLCRVATVQVGDTIYTRSIAHLYPLEIEDGEEQCKQTSHEESVEESVQVPDVPHPTRRDDVMKESTNDVLKTSEQKSYQLTELNESEEIPSDSVLLEPASSQLHEPEPKSIPEPDPLAVKDMTFCENTDPETHHLENIASAEHHDESRPKRAAALRALEKIKEWTSNLVAVLLPVVGSVATNAKL, encoded by the coding sequence ATGCCCTTCAAATTTTCCAAAGGATCCCAAAACAAAGAAACAGTCTTGACTATTTCAGAAAGAGGAATCACCACTCTACAGACAGCTGTTGTTTATGCTAACCCCTTAGGTGATAAGAATAATGTATTGTGTAAATACCGTTTAATTTTAGACCCAGGGTCTCAACGTTCTTATGTCACATTTCAAGCGGCCAAGGAGTTGAAGCTTCCAGTCGAAGAAGAAAGTCTCTTGACAATTTTCACCTTCGGTGAAGATCCTCCGAAGGAAATACATAGTCCTATAGTGATTCTACAGTTAGTAACTAGAACAAATAAGAAGATAGTTATACAAGCTAACTGTGTCCAACGCATTTCAAGAGGATTCATCCCAAATGTCAAGTTACGGGGCGTACCCGAGTCTTATGTACTGGCGGATGATGGTTCTGTAAGCGGACAGGTGCAGATTCTAATCGGAAACGACTACTActttaacattatttatgaaaCTAAGATACAACTAGATAGTAACTTGTTTCTAGTGGATTCTGCCCTTGGATGGATAGTCAGTGGCAAGACGGAACCACAGCTTGAAGAGGAATCATATGTAGTGACTTATGCTCAAACTTGTATTGAAACGAAGCTTCATCAACCAGATTCACCTCTTTGTGATGGAGACATTAAAAACCTTTGGGAATTGGAATGTATAGGAATTTGTGATTCACCTAAAGCAACAAGAGAAGAAGAAgctattaaaaattttaatgaaactacaataaaaattaacaatagaTACACGGTAAGCTGGCCATGGATAACTTATCCGCCTGACTTACCTAATAACTTTGGAATCGCCTTTGGGCGTCTGTCAAGTTTACTGAAGCGCATGGACCAAGAAACCTTAATGTCATACGACGATACATTTAAACAACAATTAGCTAAGGGTATAATAGAAGTCGTACCCACATCAGGAACGTCAACTGGTAACGCTATTCACTACCTACCCTTCCATGGAGTACGTCATCGAGGAAAACCTATGCGAATCGTGTATGATGCTAGTTCCAAGAGTAACAAGAACACCAAGAGTCTGAACGAGTGCTTATACAGAGGACCACTCATGCTTGAAGACCTTACAGGGTTACTCATCAAATTCAGGACACATCACATAGGATTGACGTCCGACATAGAAAAGGCGTTTTTACAGATGGCATTACACGAGAAGGATCGTGACGTTACCAGATTCTTATGGCTTAAAGATACCTCTAAACCAGTATCTCAGGATAACCTACTTTACCTAAGATTCTGCAGAGTTCCATTCGGCGTGATATCTTCACCGTTTCTACTGAATGCGACTATTAAAGAACATTTAAATAATGCAGAAGATCAGCATGTCAGGCAGAAAGCGAATGACATATACGTAGACAACTTTGTTTCAGGCTGTAGTACTACAGCTGAAGCAATAGAGCTTTACAAAAGTTTAAAAGGATCTTTTCAAGATATTTCAATGTCACTCAGGGATTGGAGTTCTAACTCCGAAGAATTCACGAAGATGGTCCCTGATACATGTAAAGAAAACAAGATAAAAGTACTTGGCTTAGAGTGGGACATAAAAAAGGACACCCTCCAGCTGAAGCCCAACCTCCAAGAGGAAGCAGTCACAAAAAGAGGAATACTGAAGACTATCGCATCAATTTATGACCCGTGCGGTTACGCGGCACCTCATACATTATCAGCTAAACTTTTTCTGCAAGGACTTTGGAAGGCCGGAGTATCTTGGGACTCACCATTATCAAGCGAGCTAATAGAAGAGTGGAACATCATCCGACAGAACCTAGAAGTCATAGGAAAGGTATCGGTGGATAGATGTTACATGAAGACACCAACGGAAGCGAATTACCAACTGCACTGCTTCACAGATGCTTCACTACAAGCCTACGCAGCATCGGTGTTTCTAGTCTGTGGCTCGAAGAAAAGCTTTATCATGGGTAAATCCCGTCTGATACCAACCAAGGATCAAGATAACCTCAAGATACCCCGTCTAGAACTTCTGGGAGTACTGATAGGCTGTAGACTGATGAAGTTCGTCCTTAAGTTTCTGCAACAGAAAATAGTAAGACAAGTCTTATGGACCGATAGTCAGATTGTCATCGAATGGTGTAAGTCTAACAAACTACTTCCTCCCTTCGTTGCCAGACGAGTAGAAGAAATCAAGACAAACAAAGACCTGGAGATAAGATATCTACCATCAAGCTTGAACCCAGCAGATGTAGGCACAAGACCCCTTCGTGCAGAGGAGGATAAGGAGAAATGGCTGAATGGTCCGCAGTTTATAACAGAAGATCCACAGAAATGGCCAACCACATCCGGCAGTGAGCCAACCAGTTCTCTTCTGACAGGGGAGGGTCTTGGGTTCCAAGAAGACATAGAGATGGTCGATAAAGAAGATCCAGTTGTTAATGTCAACCCGATGAAAACGGAGGAAATTATAACACCAAATGAAGTGATAGGAAATAATCAGTCAACAGACGACAAGCttcataaattaaaagaaattcaAGCTAAATATTTTCCTCTAGAGGTAGAAGGAAAAGAAACCAATCTAAGTCGAAACTTAGGAGTATTCAAGGACATTGATGACCTATTGAGATGCAAAGGTCGTATGAAAAACGCAAACTGGTCGTTCGACAAACGATACCCTATACTCATACCAAAAGAGTCAGAAAACACGAAGAATAGGATCAATTGGAAAGTTGGGAAAATAGTATCTTTAAAGGAAGGCGCCGATGGTTTATGTAGAGTAGCCACGGTCCAAGTAGGAGATACAATATATACAAGATCTATCGCGCATCTCTACCCGTTAGAGATCGAAGATGGAGAGGAACAGTGTAAACAAACGTCACATGAAGAAAGCGTAGAAGAATCTGTACAGGTTCCTGACGTCCCACATCCAACAAGAAGGGACGACGTGATGAAAGAATCCACTAACGACGTTCTTAAGACTTCTGAGCAGAAATCTTATCAATTAACAGAATTAAACGAGTCAGAAGAAATACCGTCTGATTCAGTCTTATTAGAGCCTGCATCTAGTCAGTTACACGAGCCTGAGCCTAAGTCCATACCCGAACCAGACCCACTCGCAGTCAAAGACATGACGTTCTGCGAGAACACTGATCCTGAAACGCACCACCTAGAGAACATCGCGTCGGCTGAACATCACGACGAGTCCAGACCTAAGAGAGCAGCGGCGCTTCGTGCTCTTGAGAAGATTAAGGAGTGGACCAGCAACTTAGTCGCAGTTTTGCTGCCTGTAGTGGGGAGTGTCGCGACCAACGCGAAACTATAG
- the LOC125231707 gene encoding uncharacterized protein LOC125231707 isoform X2: MPTMLHYTKSKRQKALSWITYPPDLPNNFGIAFGRLSSLLKRMDQETLMSYDDTFKQQLAKGIIEVVPTSGTSTGNAIHYLPFHGVRHRGKPMRIVYDASSKSNKNTKSLNECLYRGPLMLEDLTGLLIKFRTHHIGLTSDIEKAFLQMALHEKDRDVTRFLWLKDTSKPVSQDNLLYLRFCRVPFGVISSPFLLNATIKEHLNNAEDQHVRQKANDIYVDNFVSGCSTTAEAIELYKSLKGSFQDISMSLRDWSSNSEEFTKMVPDTCKENKIKVLGLEWDIKKDTLQLKPNLQEEAVTKRGILKTIASIYDPCGYAAPHTLSAKLFLQGLWKAGVSWDSPLSSELIEEWNIIRQNLEVIGKVSVDRCYMKTPTEANYQLHCFTDASLQAYAASVFLVCGSKKSFIMGKSRLIPTKDQDNLKIPRLELLGVLIGCRLMKFVLKFLQQKIVRQVLWTDSQIVIEWCKSNKLLPPFVARRVEEIKTNKDLEIRYLPSSLNPADVGTRPLRAEEDKEKWLNGPQFITEDPQKWPTTSGSEPTSSLLTGEGLGFQEDIEMVDKEDPVVNVNPMKTEEIITPNEVIGNNQSTDDKLHKLKEIQAKYFPLEVEGKETNLSRNLGVFKDIDDLLRCKGRMKNANWSFDKRYPILIPKESENTKNRINWKVGKIVSLKEGADGLCRVATVQVGDTIYTRSIAHLYPLEIEDGEEQCKQTSHEESVEESVQVPDVPHPTRRDDVMKESTNDVLKTSEQKSYQLTELNESEEIPSDSVLLEPASSQLHEPEPKSIPEPDPLAVKDMTFCENTDPETHHLENIASAEHHDESRPKRAAALRALEKIKEWTSNLVAVLLPVVGSVATNAKL, encoded by the exons ATGCCCACTATGCTACATTATACAAAATCGAAGCGGCAAAAAGCA TTAT CATGGATAACTTATCCGCCTGACTTACCTAATAACTTTGGAATCGCCTTTGGGCGTCTGTCAAGTTTACTGAAGCGCATGGACCAAGAAACCTTAATGTCATACGACGATACATTTAAACAACAATTAGCTAAGGGTATAATAGAAGTCGTACCCACATCAGGAACGTCAACTGGTAACGCTATTCACTACCTACCCTTCCATGGAGTACGTCATCGAGGAAAACCTATGCGAATCGTGTATGATGCTAGTTCCAAGAGTAACAAGAACACCAAGAGTCTGAACGAGTGCTTATACAGAGGACCACTCATGCTTGAAGACCTTACAGGGTTACTCATCAAATTCAGGACACATCACATAGGATTGACGTCCGACATAGAAAAGGCGTTTTTACAGATGGCATTACACGAGAAGGATCGTGACGTTACCAGATTCTTATGGCTTAAAGATACCTCTAAACCAGTATCTCAGGATAACCTACTTTACCTAAGATTCTGCAGAGTTCCATTCGGCGTGATATCTTCACCGTTTCTACTGAATGCGACTATTAAAGAACATTTAAATAATGCAGAAGATCAGCATGTCAGGCAGAAAGCGAATGACATATACGTAGACAACTTTGTTTCAGGCTGTAGTACTACAGCTGAAGCAATAGAGCTTTACAAAAGTTTAAAAGGATCTTTTCAAGATATTTCAATGTCACTCAGGGATTGGAGTTCTAACTCCGAAGAATTCACGAAGATGGTCCCTGATACATGTAAAGAAAACAAGATAAAAGTACTTGGCTTAGAGTGGGACATAAAAAAGGACACCCTCCAGCTGAAGCCCAACCTCCAAGAGGAAGCAGTCACAAAAAGAGGAATACTGAAGACTATCGCATCAATTTATGACCCGTGCGGTTACGCGGCACCTCATACATTATCAGCTAAACTTTTTCTGCAAGGACTTTGGAAGGCCGGAGTATCTTGGGACTCACCATTATCAAGCGAGCTAATAGAAGAGTGGAACATCATCCGACAGAACCTAGAAGTCATAGGAAAGGTATCGGTGGATAGATGTTACATGAAGACACCAACGGAAGCGAATTACCAACTGCACTGCTTCACAGATGCTTCACTACAAGCCTACGCAGCATCGGTGTTTCTAGTCTGTGGCTCGAAGAAAAGCTTTATCATGGGTAAATCCCGTCTGATACCAACCAAGGATCAAGATAACCTCAAGATACCCCGTCTAGAACTTCTGGGAGTACTGATAGGCTGTAGACTGATGAAGTTCGTCCTTAAGTTTCTGCAACAGAAAATAGTAAGACAAGTCTTATGGACCGATAGTCAGATTGTCATCGAATGGTGTAAGTCTAACAAACTACTTCCTCCCTTCGTTGCCAGACGAGTAGAAGAAATCAAGACAAACAAAGACCTGGAGATAAGATATCTACCATCAAGCTTGAACCCAGCAGATGTAGGCACAAGACCCCTTCGTGCAGAGGAGGATAAGGAGAAATGGCTGAATGGTCCGCAGTTTATAACAGAAGATCCACAGAAATGGCCAACCACATCCGGCAGTGAGCCAACCAGTTCTCTTCTGACAGGGGAGGGTCTTGGGTTCCAAGAAGACATAGAGATGGTCGATAAAGAAGATCCAGTTGTTAATGTCAACCCGATGAAAACGGAGGAAATTATAACACCAAATGAAGTGATAGGAAATAATCAGTCAACAGACGACAAGCttcataaattaaaagaaattcaAGCTAAATATTTTCCTCTAGAGGTAGAAGGAAAAGAAACCAATCTAAGTCGAAACTTAGGAGTATTCAAGGACATTGATGACCTATTGAGATGCAAAGGTCGTATGAAAAACGCAAACTGGTCGTTCGACAAACGATACCCTATACTCATACCAAAAGAGTCAGAAAACACGAAGAATAGGATCAATTGGAAAGTTGGGAAAATAGTATCTTTAAAGGAAGGCGCCGATGGTTTATGTAGAGTAGCCACGGTCCAAGTAGGAGATACAATATATACAAGATCTATCGCGCATCTCTACCCGTTAGAGATCGAAGATGGAGAGGAACAGTGTAAACAAACGTCACATGAAGAAAGCGTAGAAGAATCTGTACAGGTTCCTGACGTCCCACATCCAACAAGAAGGGACGACGTGATGAAAGAATCCACTAACGACGTTCTTAAGACTTCTGAGCAGAAATCTTATCAATTAACAGAATTAAACGAGTCAGAAGAAATACCGTCTGATTCAGTCTTATTAGAGCCTGCATCTAGTCAGTTACACGAGCCTGAGCCTAAGTCCATACCCGAACCAGACCCACTCGCAGTCAAAGACATGACGTTCTGCGAGAACACTGATCCTGAAACGCACCACCTAGAGAACATCGCGTCGGCTGAACATCACGACGAGTCCAGACCTAAGAGAGCAGCGGCGCTTCGTGCTCTTGAGAAGATTAAGGAGTGGACCAGCAACTTAGTCGCAGTTTTGCTGCCTGTAGTGGGGAGTGTCGCGACCAACGCGAAACTATAG